One Massilia sp. 9096 genomic window carries:
- a CDS encoding family 1 glycosylhydrolase, whose translation MIPFTFATGIENSSPTIANGRIRRDQMAECGHYDHWRTDFQLVHQLGLRTLRYGVPLFRVWLGPGRYDWEFSDQAFAELRRLGIEPVADLCHFGLPDWLASFQNPDFPALFADYAAAFAQRYPWIRLFTPVNEIFVCARASALFGWWNEQERSDRSFVTAVKHMARANVLAMHTILEHRPDAIFIQSESTEYFHARTPDALALADARNDRRFLSLDLTYGRALDGELRSFAFDNGVSADDIRFFEQHAVCAGHCILGTDYYSSNEHLVEPDGSRGGAEELIGYPMIVREYHERYRVPLMYTETNCDDDPPGTASEWLRRQWTMLRSLAHFKVPVLGFTWYSLTDQIDWDVELREQRGTVNPRGLFDLDRNIRPVGEAYRELIATWKDHVGGTQR comes from the coding sequence ATGATCCCGTTCACTTTCGCCACCGGCATCGAAAACAGCAGCCCGACCATCGCCAACGGCCGCATCCGCCGTGATCAGATGGCTGAATGTGGCCACTACGACCATTGGCGCACCGACTTCCAGCTCGTCCACCAGCTCGGCCTGCGCACGCTGCGTTACGGCGTGCCCCTGTTCCGGGTCTGGCTGGGACCTGGCCGCTACGATTGGGAATTCTCCGACCAGGCCTTCGCAGAACTGCGCCGCCTGGGCATCGAGCCGGTCGCCGACCTGTGCCACTTCGGCTTGCCGGACTGGCTGGCCAGTTTCCAGAATCCCGACTTCCCGGCGCTGTTCGCCGACTACGCCGCCGCCTTCGCGCAGCGCTACCCGTGGATCCGGCTCTTCACGCCGGTCAACGAAATCTTCGTGTGCGCACGCGCCTCGGCGCTGTTCGGCTGGTGGAACGAACAGGAACGCAGCGACCGCAGCTTCGTCACTGCCGTCAAGCACATGGCGCGAGCCAACGTGCTGGCGATGCATACGATTCTCGAGCATCGGCCCGACGCCATCTTCATCCAAAGCGAGTCGACCGAGTATTTTCACGCCAGGACACCGGACGCACTGGCGCTGGCCGACGCGCGCAACGACCGCCGTTTCCTGTCGCTCGACCTGACCTACGGGCGCGCGCTCGACGGCGAGCTGCGCAGCTTCGCATTCGACAATGGCGTGAGCGCAGACGACATACGCTTCTTCGAACAGCACGCCGTCTGCGCCGGCCACTGCATCCTCGGCACCGACTACTACAGCTCGAACGAGCACCTGGTCGAGCCGGACGGCAGCCGCGGCGGCGCCGAAGAGCTGATCGGCTACCCGATGATCGTGCGCGAGTACCACGAGCGCTACCGCGTGCCGCTGATGTACACCGAGACCAATTGCGACGACGATCCCCCGGGCACCGCCAGCGAGTGGCTGCGGCGCCAATGGACCATGCTGCGCAGCCTGGCGCACTTCAAGGTGCCGGTGCTCGGCTTCACCTGGTATTCGCTCACCGACCAGATCGACTGGGACGTCGAACTGCGCGAGCAGCGCGGCACCGTCAACCCGCGCGGGCTGTTCGACCTGGACCGCAACATCCGGCCGGTGGGCGAGGCGTACCGCGAATTGATCGCGACCTGGAAAGACCACGTCGGCGGCACGCAGCGCTGA